In the Helianthus annuus cultivar XRQ/B chromosome 11, HanXRQr2.0-SUNRISE, whole genome shotgun sequence genome, one interval contains:
- the LOC110890268 gene encoding oligopeptide transporter 3-like has protein sequence MSTKTTTTTGDTHPSTAECTVEEVALVVPETDDTSLPVMTFRAWTLGLGSCIVLIFLNTFFIYRTQPLAISAILMQIAVLPIGKFMAAVLPTKEYKLLGRSFSLNPGPFNMKEHVIITVFANCGVSTGGGDAYSIGAITVMKAYYRQSLSFLCALIIVLTTQILGYGWAGMLRRYLVDPVEMWWPANLAQVSLFRALHEKENKAQGMTRMRFFMIFLVLSFAYYALPGYLFPILTFFSWVCWAWPHSITAQQIGSGYHGLGVGAFTLDWAGISAYHGSPLVTPWTSIVNVGVGFIMFIYIIVPICYWKYDTFDARKFPIFSNKLFTRTGHEYDTTRVLTPQFDLNVAAYESYSKLYLSPLFALSIGSGFARFTATLTHVALFHGGDIWKQSKSAVQNIKIDIHAKLMKSYKQVPQWWYLVLLIGSIVLSLLMCFVYKEDVQLPWWGFLLAFALAFIVTLPIGVIQATTNQQPGYDIIAQFIFGYILPGKPIANLLFKIYGRISTVHALSFLSDLKLGHYMKIPPRCMFTAQLVGTLVAGTVNLAVSWWMLENIENLCDIEGLHPESPWTCPKFKVTFDASVIWGLIGPERLFGPNGLYRNLVWLFLIGALLPVPIWIMSKIFPEKKWIPLINIPVISYGFAGMPPATPTNIASWLVTGMIFNYFVFKYRKQWWQKYNYVLSAALDAGTAFMGVLLFFALQNEGVDLKWWGAKPDHCPLAKCPTAPGINITGCPIF, from the exons ATGTCCAccaaaaccaccaccaccaccggcgacACCCACCCATCCACCGCCGAGTGCACGGTGGAGGAGGTGGCGTTAGTGGTACCGGAGACCGACGACACCTCACTCCCAGTAATGACATTCCGAGCATGGACACTGGGTCTGGGCTCATGCATTGTGTTAATATTCCTAAACACCTTTTTCATATACCGAACTCAACCGTTGGCAATATCCGCAATCTTGATGCAAATTGCGGTGCTTCCGATCGGGAAGTTCATGGCCGCCGTGTTGCCGACGAAGGAGTATAAGTTGTTGGGCCGGAGTTTTAGTTTGAACCCGGGTCCGTTTAATATGAAGGAGCATGTGATTATTACGGTTTTTGCGAATTGTGGTGTGTCTACTGGTGGTGGTGATGCCTACTCCATTGGTGCTATTACGGTTATGAAAGCTTATTATAGGCAGAGCTTGAGCTTTTTGTGTGCTTTGATCATTGTTTTGACCACTCAG ATATTGGGGTACGGATGGGCTGGGATGTTGAGAAGGTACTTGGTTGATCCAGTGGAGATGTGGTGGCCTGCAAACCTTGCTCAGGTTTCTCTCTTTAG AGCATTACATGAAAAGGAAAATAAAGCACAAGGCATGACAAGAATGCGGTTTTTCATGATCTTTCTGGTTCTAAGTTTCGCCTACTATGCACTTCCGGGCTATCTTTTCCCAATCTTGACTTTCTTCTCATGGGTCTGTTGGGCTTGGCCACACAGCATAACGGCCCAACAAATCGGGTCGGGCTACCATGGTCTAGGTGTGGGTGCATTCACCCTTGACTGGGCCGGGATTTCGGCTTACCACGGTAGCCCATTAGTCACACCTTGGACTTCCATTGTCAATGTTGGAGTAGGCTTTATTATGTTCATTTACATAATTGTTCCCATTTGTTACTGGAAATACGACACTTTCGATGCCCGAAAATTCCCAATTTTCTCCAACAAGCTGTTCACGCGAACCGGTCACGAGTATGACACCACTCGAGTTTTGACCCCACAGTTTGACTTAAACGTCGCCGCTTATGAAAGTTATAGCAAACTCTATCTGAGTCCTCTGTTTGCACTTTCCATTGGATCAGGGTTCGCCAGGTTCACCGCGACCCTCACCCATGTCGCCCTATTTCATGGCGG GGATATATGGAAGCAAAGTAAATCTGCAGTTCAAAACATTAAAATCGACATTCATGCGAAACTGATGAAGAGTTATAAACAAGTGCCGCAATGGTGGTACCTCGTGTTATTGATTGGGAGCATCGTGTTGTCCTTGCTCATGTGTTTCGTATACAAGGAAGACGTGCAGCTTCCGTGGTGGGGTTTTCTCTTAGCGTTTGCACTCGCTTTTATCGTTACACTCCCTATTGGTGTCATTCAAGCTACTACCAACCAG CAACCCGGATACGACATCATAGCCCAGTTCATATTCGGGTACATTTTGCCCGGAAAGCCCATTGCCAACTTGCTGTTCAAGATCTACGGGCGAATCAGTACCGTTCATGCTCTTTCTTTCTTATCCGATCTTAAGCTCGGGCACTACATGAAGATCCCACCTCGGTGTATGTTCACAGCACAG CTGGTAGGAACTCTAGTTGCCGGGACGGTAAATCTCGCGGTGTCATGGTGGATGTTGGAGAATATCGAAAACTTATGTGATATCGAGGGGCTTCATCCCGAGAGTCCATGGACATGCCCCAAGTTCAAGGTCACGTTTGACGCTTCCGTTATATGGGGACTCATCGGACCGGAAAGACTCTTTGGCCCGAATGGTTTGTACAGAAATCTCGTATGGTTGTTTCTAATCGGAGCTTTATTACCGGTTCCGATATGGATAATGAGCAAGATTTTCCCGGAAAAGAAATGGATTCCGTTGATCAACATACCCGTTATATCGTACGGTTTTGCTGGAATGCCGCCAGCAACACCGACGAATATAGCCAGCTGGCTTGTCACCGGAATGATCTTTAACTACTTTGTGTTTAAGTACCGGAAACAATGGTGGCAGAAGTACAATTATGTCTTGTCGGCTGCGCTTGATGCAGGGACCGCTTTTATGGGGGTGTTATTGTTCTTCGCGCTGCAAAACGAGGGTGTTGACTTGAAGTGGTGGGGGGCGAAGCCCGATCACTGTCCTTTGGCGAAATGCCCCACGGCTCCTGGAATCAACATCACGGGTTGCCCGATTTTCTAG